ATAGTTGGGCAGTTAGGGCATAGAGCACTCCTGGCAGTGCCATCAAAGTGAAAGGTAACCAGAGCGCGTTGAGTAGGTCAGGATAGATTAAAACGAGTAGTACGAGCACCCGCGCGAGCATAATGGTGCAAGCCATGACAATGGCCAGGGCGAAGCTGCTGGAGAGTTCGGGGTAGGTCTTGGACTCCCGACTGAAGGCGAGGGTCGTGGCTGTGCTGGAGGCTAGACCGCCGACGAGGCCAGTTAATATTACACCGGCGTTGGCGCCGAGCCAACGCATTAAAATGTAACCTGCAAATCCTAAGCCAGAAATTAATACGACCATCCACCAAAGTGAATAAGGGTTGATCGCGGCATAAGGGCCATAGCCTTGATTAGGTACTAGAGGAAGGATCACGCCTGTGACGGCGACAAAGCGCAAGGTGGAATGTATGTCCTCTTTCGTGAAACCACGTGTCCAGCTATGACTGAATTGTTTGAGCCCGATTACCAGCATCGTGAGGG
The nucleotide sequence above comes from Coraliomargarita algicola. Encoded proteins:
- a CDS encoding MgtC/SapB family protein; translated protein: MDNVLQSLIVSASLGALIGLIRQWAEQQDSPESEPNYAGLRTFMLWALIGYTSAYISALHQSATFLLAIALVGGHIFLQGLRDKQNAGIGLTTGAAALITLFLGALVYWQHLLFAVMLAALTMLVIGLKQFSHSWTRGFTKEDIHSTLRFVAVTGVILPLVPNQGYGPYAAINPYSLWWMVVLISGLGFAGYILMRWLGANAGVILTGLVGGLASSTATTLAFSRESKTYPELSSSFALAIVMACTIMLARVLVLLVLIYPDLLNALWLPFTLMALPGVLYALTAQLFKKASPGQWRCPI